The Halostagnicola larsenii XH-48 region GTGCAGCGGCGACCGAACCGCGGTGAAAACCGACTACACCGACTTATTGTGCGAGATAGCCGCCTTCGACGGGCAGCGTGACGCCGGTGACTCGAGAGGAGAGATTCGATCCGAGGAACAACACGGCGTTCGCGATTTCTTCGGGATCGGCGAGTCCGGGCATCGGTTCGGTGTTCTGGAACTGTTCTTCCATCTCGGGGTGCTCGTCGATGGTCCGTTCGATCATTTCAGTCCGGACGATGCCGGGGGCGACCGCGTTCGCACGGATACCGTCCTCCGCGTACTCGATGGCCGCGTACTTCGTCAGTTGCCCCACAGCGGCTTTCGCCGCGCCGTAGCCGCTGTACTGGGGAACTGCCACCTCGCCGCCGATCGAGGACGCGCTGATGATCGACCCGCCGTCGTCCGCGAGCATCGCCTCGATGCCGTATTTCATCCCGTACCAGACGCCTTTGAGGTTCACGTCGATCACCTGCTCGAAGGCGTCGTCGTCGTACTCCTCGAGTCGGGCGACCGGACCTTCGATCGCCGCGTTGTTGAACAGCACGTCGAGGCCGCCGTACTCGTCGACGGCGGTTTCGATCGTCTCCTGGACCGATGTCGGATCGGAGACGTCGGTCCTGACGAACGTCGCGTCGCCGCCGTTTTCCGTGATGGCAGCGACCGTGTCCGCGCCGCCGTCTTCGTCGACGTCGGCGACGACGACTGACGCGCCGTGGTTTGCGAACGTTTTCGCCGTCGTTCGGCCGATTCCGGATGCTGCTCCGGTAATGATCGCAGTGTCGTTTTCGACTAATTCCATCGCTCGAAACAACGTCCTGTCGACGGATATCCGTTCTGGCTACCGCCCGATCGCCCCAATATCGATGGCTGATACCACGAACCATTGCCTTGTCTATCCCATCCAACCATCACAAAAAATATAATTATCCGTGTATTACGAGAGTGGCATGCAAACGTATGGCATGTATAGAAAACTCAATTTCAGACGCTCATGACCACAGTATTCAGCCCCTCTCGGCCCGAACGTGACACCCCGTTGAATTGGCAAGAACGCTTATATGAGCGACAACGAAACAATTTGGATATGGCATATTACGAATCCGACGAGTTGACGATCGAATGGGATCCGACGATCGAAACCGTAGTCATGAACTGGCATGCGTTCGCGAAGGGAGACGCCTACCGGAACGGGCTCGATAAAGGCCTGGAGTTAGTCGAGGACAAAGGAGCCACCAACTGGCTCGCAGACCTGCGAGACCTCGGGACCGTTACGCAGGAAGATCAGGAGTGGACACAAAACGAGTGGCACCCGCGAGCGTTCGATACGACGCTCTCGAACATCGCGGTCCTCCAGCCAGAAAGCGTCGTCGCGAACATGTCCGTCGGTGACCTCGTCGAGGAGTTCGGCTCGAACGATAACAAATCGCGAATCTTTAGCGACCGGGACGAAGCCGAATCGTGGCTCGAGGCGCAGTAACGGTATCGAACGCGGTTGCGGACCGAGACGCGAATCGTTTTTCACGGACGGAGATTTCGACGCAGTGACGGAATCTCGATAGCGGACGACGAGCACCTCGCGACGGCGCTCGAGGAGCAGCCGTCTCCCCTTTTGTTCGCGTTGTTCAGTTCCGATCCGGCATCGTCGACGGTCGAGCGACGGCGTTCATGTCCGCTCGGTTCGACGACGGCATCGTCGAGTACATCGTCGACCGATCCCGCGGGGAATCATCCCCATCGCCGCCCAGGCTCCCGCTGTCCAGCGCCCCTCCATCAAGGCCGCCGCCGAGCATGCCCTCCTCCTCCTCGTCCGCCTGGTCTGTGTCCGTCGGTTCGGACTCGTGATCGTCCTCGCTCTCGCGGTCGTCTTCCGCAGCCTGCTCGTCTCCACGAAGCCCCTCGAGTCGATCCTGGAGCGACTGCAATTCCTCTCCGAACCCCTCGACGCTCGTTCCGGTGACGGAGTGAATCGCCGACTCGAGCGTCGACGATTCGGCGTCGGCACCCGACTCGGCGTCCGATTCGTCGGCCGACTCCGTCTGCGCGCCGCCCTCGTCCGTTTCGAGGGATTCACGAAGGTCGGTTAGCGTTTCCTCGAGTTGCGCGCTCGCCTTCTCGGTCTCCTCGTCAGCGGCGTCCTCCGTGAGCTCTCCGATACGTGCGAGCGCGATTAGCGCGCGTAGCTCCCGAAGTTGGGCCTCCTCAGCACGCGCGAGCGCCTCGGGAATCGAGGCTGGTTCGCTGCCGTCGGGTAGCTCGTCGAGTCCCGCCGCTTCCAGCACCGTTTGCGGATCGTTCGTCTCGACGAACTCGCGCGCCGCGCTGGCGTGTTCGAAAAGCGGACTCGAGTCGGATTCCGCTTGCTCGTCGGGATTCGCGAGCGACACGGCTCCGTCACCCTCGTTCAAATCGCCCCCCTCGAGTTCCGCTCGTGCCGCAGAGAGCAGTTCCGAGAGGCGGCCGCTCGATTCGTCTGTCATGGTTCTCTCACCGTTCGTATTGCTCGCTTCGACGACCATGCACCGGTTGTGCTAGTCGTGTTCGATGCCCGGTTTCGTTCATCGTTACTCCTCGTTCGATGCCGTCGTGAACTCCCCGTCGTCCGATTCCGAGACGGTCTCGATTATCCGGTCGGTCATCTCCTCGCGGCTGAGATTCGCCTTCACGTCGACGTCTTTGGCGATCGACTGGAGGTCCGAGTAGGAGACGATCTCGAGGAACTGCGCTAAGGTCTCCGTCCGGAGCCCCTCGAGGTCGGTCGCATCGGGTTCGGTCGCCTCCTCAGCCGATGGCTCGTCGCTCGAGGACTCTTCTCCGTCACTGGCCGACCGCTCGGCTTCGTCCGTTCCGTCCGCTTCGTCGGCTTCATCCGCCGTCTCGGCGTCACTGTCATCCGCTCCTGTCTCGTCCGATTCCTCCTCGAGAATACCATCGAGACCGCTCCCTTCGGTAATTCCCTTCGCCATCGAGGTCACCGAGTCGCCGGCTTCGAACTCCTCTAGGGTATCGGTAACGGCGTCACGGATCGCCGTCACGAGATCGGAACGCAGCTCCGACCAGTTCGTTCCATCCTCGCTCGCCTCCTCGATCGTTTCGTGGATCTCGCGACCGACGGCTGCACCGAGTTCGCGCCCCATCCGCTCGCCGAACTCGCGACCGACGGCCGCGCCGATCTCGTCGCCGTCGATACTGTCCTCGAGCGTTCCCTCGCCGATCACGTCGGCGACGCTCACCTGCTCGCCGATTTCGTCGGCGACCAGTTGTCGCAGATCCGTTCCGTCGCTCATCCGATCTCACCTCGAGACGGATCGAGTGGACGGTTCGGTACCATGTGGTTACTCCTCCTCGTCGTCCTCGTCGTCGCTCTCGTCGTTCTGTTCACTGGCCTCGTCCGCATCGTCATCGCCTTCGTCACCGTCCGATCCGTCGCCTTCGTCCTCGTCATCGTCCGATCCGTCGTCTTCGCCCTCGCCGGTCTCGTCACTCTCTGCCTGTTCGTCCTCATCATCTTCGCTCGGTTCGCCGCTTTCGTCGTCCTCCGTCTCTTCGTCTGCCACTTGCTCGTCCGCTTCGTCTTCGCTCGCCTCGCCGTTTTCGTCGTCACCACCTTCCTCGTCGCCGTCGTCGGAACTCAGCAGTTCCTCGACGACGAGTTCGCCGATCGTTCGACCGACCGATTCGCCGATTTTTCGCCCGACGAACGCACCGATCTGCCGCCCGAGGGCCTCGCCGAGTGGTTCGTCTTCGTCGATTTCCCCTTCCCACTGGGTCCCCTCGAGCAGTTCTTGGAGGTCGATGTTTTCCGTGATCTTCTCGTAATCGATTCGATCGGTCATAGATTGGTCACTCATGATTGGCCCTCCGCTTGCGCTGGTGATTCGGACTGCGTCTGTTCGTTCGAGTCGTCCTGCCCGTTCCGTGGCTCGGTCTGTTCGGCCAACTGTCGGATGATTTCACTGACGATAGCGGCGACCAACTCCTCGATCGGAAGGCTGGGAACGAGACCGAGCAGTTTCTCCTTCAACCATTGGCCCGCGGCCGAGATCCGACCGCCGGACGCCTCCTCGTCCGCCTCCGTCTCATCTCCCTCTTCGCCGTCTTCGTCGTCGTCCGATTCGTCGCCGGTATCCGAACTCCCGAACAGGCTCCCGAGTAGCTTCTTCGGCATCCCGAGGAGGCTTTTGAGCCGGTCGATCGCCGCCCCGTACAAACCGGCGAGATACTGCTTTGGTTTCTCGAGTGCCTTACTGAGCAGTTCCTTCGGTTTACCGAGCAGCGATTTCGCTTTGTCGAGAAGTCCGCTCAGCATCGCCTTCGGGCCGTCGAGAAGCCCCGTTACGGCCGACAACAGATTCCCGAGCAGGTTGTTCGATCCCGGCCGAGCAGACACGTCGAGCGTAACCGGATTCAGGTTCACCTCGAGGCCGAGTAGGTCCAGAAACAGGCCGTCGAGATCGAGGTGCAAGACGCCGCTGGCATCGTCGCCTTCGTACACGTCGTCGGCGTCTTCGACGTGGTAGTCGTCTTCGGACTCGTCGTCGGCGTCTTCGACGTGGTAGTCGTCTTCGGACTCGTCGTCGGCGTCTTCGACGTGGTAGTCGTCTTCGGACTCGTCGTCGGTTGATTCGGCCTCTTCGCTCTCTTCCGATTCATCCTCGTCGGCCGATTCACCCTCCTCGTCCGGTTCGGTTTCTCCGTCGTCACCCGATTCACCCTCGCGGTCTTCCGGTTCGCTTTCCTCGTCACTACTGTCCGTGTCACCGCTGTTTTCTTCACCATCCGTGTCACTACCGTCTTCTCCGTCGTCCGTGTCACCATCCTCTTCAACACCGACAGCGTCATCACCGCCTTGGCCATCGTCCGCGCCACCACCGTCAGTCATCACTCTCCGCTTAGCGTGCCGTTCTCCGTGACGATGGCCCGAGGTGGCACCGATGGATACGGGTGCCGGACCGTCCTCGGAGCCGTCGCCGCCTGACTCGTCTGTCATTATGCGAGAACATACACGAGAACGACCGTTGTGGTGGTTTCCCTTGCGTGTGCGACCGACCGGCCTACCCAGCTGTTTTACGTACCCGAGCGGGAGGAACGCGTACCCGAAACGATGCCACTAGTGGCAGGTTTCACGAAGAATCCGTCGCCCGACCGCAACCGAGACGCGCCGTTACTCGAGTGAGCCGACGCGAAGGGCGTACTCCCCTCGCGTGGTGCCCTCGTCGTGGTACTCGACGGGTTCTTCGATCACGCCGACCGTCTCGTCGCGGACGGTTGCAGCGGTCGCGATTCCCGCGAGGGGCTCGAGCGTGCGCTCGCCGTCCGCGAGCGAGAAGCATCGCAGGCCGTGCGTATCCGGGTCCCGAACCCGAAAGTTCTGCGCGCAGGGAGCGACGATCGTGTCGCCGTCTGCGGCGAGCCCGTGGACGAACCCGCCGACGCCGTGCTCCCAGATCGCCTCGCCGTCGGCGTCGAAGGCGGCGATTCGGTGTTCGTTCGGGTGGCGACCGTCGGTCTCGCGACTGTCGATCGCGTAGGTGTTCCCGGTCACGAACGCGACGCGGCCGTCGTTCGCGTAGGCGTGATTCGGATAGGCATAGAGCGTTTCGCCGTCGATTTCGACCTCGGTCGCGAGGTCGACGCGCCACAGTTCGGCCCCGCCCGGACCGAGCAGGTAGCCGCGCTTGTCGCCGTGACTCGAGACGGCGATCCGGTCGCCGTCGAACGAAACGTCGCCGACGCGTCGGTCACCTTCGGTGCCGGGGTCCCAGGACCACTCGGGCGTTCCCGTCTCGGTCTCGAGGACGACCAGTCCGTTGTCGTGCTCGCCCATACACCGGTTGTAGCCGACCGCGAGGCACTCACCTGTTTCGTCGAGGTCGATCGAAATCGGCGACGCGTCGGTCTCGTAGCGCCAGCGAACCGTGCCGTCGGCCTCGAACGCGTAGACGGTGCTGTGCCACTCGCGGCGCTCCCCGTCGCGTTCGTAGCGTCGAGCCGCGGCGTACAGCTCGGGGCCTGATCCGCTTTCAGGTGCGTTCTCGCTGTTCCGGTCGCCGCCAGCCTCGAGGGCGACGACGTAGGGCAGGTAGAAGATGCTCTCCCTTGAGGCCGCACCGACATCTTCGGCCGTGTCGGCGGACCAGCGCTTCGCACCCGACTCGAGGTCGTACGCTGCGATCGTTCCGGACTCGCCGCGACCCGCGACGACGAGCGAATCACCGACTGTCTCGAGGCCGACCGCGTGCTCCGGATGGTCGACTGACCACCGGGTCTCGAGCGTGTCTCGATCGAACGCGGTGACGGTTCCGTCCCACTCGCCGGCCACGACGAGCGAATCGGTTGCGTGGACGCTCGAGCGCGTCCACATGTGCCGGCTCCGAGCATTCTCGATGTCTCCCAGCGGTCGCGTCTCGAAGGGTTCCGACGGCGCGTGTTCGTTCGCCGCCATGCTTACTCCTCCGGAAACGTCTCGTGGAGCAGGTCGTGGGCGTCCTTGAGTCCCTCGAAGATACTCTCGCCCTGCGCGGTCAGCCGGTGGACGGCGCGTTCGGCGTCGCGGACGGCGAGCAGTCGCCCCCGCGTGTAGTCGTATTCGGGGTCATCCTCGTCCATCGTCGCGACCGTCTCCTCTAAGTCTACGAGTGCCGCGTCGAGGTGGCGTTCGATTTCGGCGAGGCTTTCGGCCGCCGCTAGGGCTTCGATCGGTCCCTCGAGGTGGCCTTCGAGGTCTTTCTCCGCGTGCTCGCGGGCGTGTCGGTCCCCGACGCCGAGGACGTTCATCAGTCCGAGTCTGAGCGCTTCGATTTCGTAACAGCTCATGTGTATGTGTCGTATGTCGTCTTCTTTTCCGTTCTCAGAGCGTCTGATCGACGAGATCGCTCACGATGCGATCTCGATCGAGGTGATCAGAGACGATTCGATCCGCGTCGGTTTCGTCGACATCGCCGTACCAGATGCCGTCCGGGTAGACGGCGACCATCGGCCCGTCGCCACAGCGGCCGAGACAGGACGATCTGGTGATCCGGGCGTCGCAGTGTTCGGAGTCGCGGGCTGCCTGTCGCAGGCGCTCGAGCACGGCCGACGACCCCATCCCCGAGCAGGTTCGATTCGTGCAGACGGCGACGTGTTTCCCCGGCGCGTCGTGGCTGTGTGGCTCGTCGTCGACGTCCTCGCGGTCGGCGTGACTCTCCTGGTGGGCGAGCGCTCGCAGCATCGCTCGAGCGCCGCCCCGATCCTCCTCGTAGCCCTCGAGGTCGACTTTGTACTTGCAGGTGTCACAGGACATCTCGACGCTGTTCGATCGGGCCTCCTGCCAGCGGTCGGCGAAAACGTCGAGTAGTCTCGAGTCCGTTCCCAGCGGGTCGCCCGCGACCGCCTCGACGTAGGGGTAGTCCGCGTCGAACTCGTCGGTCCAGTCGCGGACGCGCTGGGTTAACACGCCGTCGCCGAGCATGTACGGCAGGACCACGACGGCGTCGGGTCGGTGTTTCGAGAGCCCGTGAAGCGATTCCTCGAGCGTCGGTTCCGTCACGCCGACGAACGACGCCTCGACTCGCGAGAACTCCCGACCTTCGTAGAGCAACCTGGCCAGCTTGTGCACGTCGCCGTTGGCGTCCGGATCGCTCGAGCCCCGCGCACAGAGAACGACGGCAACGTCGTCTTCGTCCCGATCGACGCCCAACCGGCGTTCGACGGCCGCGGCGCGGTCCTCGAGCAAGTCGAGAATCGCCGGGTGAATGCCCAGGTGCGCGCCGTTGTTGATCTCGATTCCGTGGGTTGCTCGAGCCTGCTCGACCGCAAGCGGTACGTCGTTTTTGACGTGGCTCGCCGCGAACAGCGAGCAGTGGACGACGGTGACCTCGCTCGCGAGCGCCGCCAGCGTCTCGAAGGCCTCGTCGATGGCCGGCTCCGCCAACTCGAGAAACGCGGCGTCGACGGGGATCCCGAGTCGCGACTCGAGGGCCGCGGCCAGTTCGCGAACCTGTTCGTTCGAGCGCTCGCGCCTCGAGCCGTGGCCGACCAGCAGGACGGCCTCGTCGTCGAAGGCGAACGCGATGTCGTCGGTTTTGCTCATGCGTGGGTCGTCTTTCGGTGTCGTAGCCAGTCGTTCCGCTCTCCGCTGTCGCAGACGGACTCAGTCGTAGGCGTCGGCCTGCTCGAGGCTCTTTCGTAACTTTCGCTCGCGACTCGGCGCGTAGAGGCCGGTCTCATCGCAGTCCTCGTAGAGCCACGTGCCGAACTCGGGGGCGGCGTCGTCGTCGACGCCGAACCAGAATCCGCCCGAGGAAGTCTCCGAGAGGTTTCCCATCGGTGCGTCTACCGGGCAGTCTTCGATCAGCTCTCGAGTCAGTTCGAGAAGCGTCTCGTCGTCGTGGACGAACGAGATGCCCACGGTCCCTCTCGTGGACTTGAAACAGATCGTTCCACAGCCCTCGAGGATGCCCCGAAGCAGCTCCCGATCGTGGCTCGCGAACGCCGAGAAGCGGTAGCTCCCGCGGCCGTCGACTGGGAGACCGAGCG contains the following coding sequences:
- a CDS encoding SDR family NAD(P)-dependent oxidoreductase, translating into MELVENDTAIITGAASGIGRTTAKTFANHGASVVVADVDEDGGADTVAAITENGGDATFVRTDVSDPTSVQETIETAVDEYGGLDVLFNNAAIEGPVARLEEYDDDAFEQVIDVNLKGVWYGMKYGIEAMLADDGGSIISASSIGGEVAVPQYSGYGAAKAAVGQLTKYAAIEYAEDGIRANAVAPGIVRTEMIERTIDEHPEMEEQFQNTEPMPGLADPEEIANAVLFLGSNLSSRVTGVTLPVEGGYLAQ
- a CDS encoding outer membrane protein assembly factor BamB family protein encodes the protein MAANEHAPSEPFETRPLGDIENARSRHMWTRSSVHATDSLVVAGEWDGTVTAFDRDTLETRWSVDHPEHAVGLETVGDSLVVAGRGESGTIAAYDLESGAKRWSADTAEDVGAASRESIFYLPYVVALEAGGDRNSENAPESGSGPELYAAARRYERDGERREWHSTVYAFEADGTVRWRYETDASPISIDLDETGECLAVGYNRCMGEHDNGLVVLETETGTPEWSWDPGTEGDRRVGDVSFDGDRIAVSSHGDKRGYLLGPGGAELWRVDLATEVEIDGETLYAYPNHAYANDGRVAFVTGNTYAIDSRETDGRHPNEHRIAAFDADGEAIWEHGVGGFVHGLAADGDTIVAPCAQNFRVRDPDTHGLRCFSLADGERTLEPLAGIATAATVRDETVGVIEEPVEYHDEGTTRGEYALRVGSLE
- a CDS encoding DUF3209 family protein — its product is MSCYEIEALRLGLMNVLGVGDRHAREHAEKDLEGHLEGPIEALAAAESLAEIERHLDAALVDLEETVATMDEDDPEYDYTRGRLLAVRDAERAVHRLTAQGESIFEGLKDAHDLLHETFPEE
- a CDS encoding CbiX/SirB N-terminal domain-containing protein; the protein is MSKTDDIAFAFDDEAVLLVGHGSRRERSNEQVRELAAALESRLGIPVDAAFLELAEPAIDEAFETLAALASEVTVVHCSLFAASHVKNDVPLAVEQARATHGIEINNGAHLGIHPAILDLLEDRAAAVERRLGVDRDEDDVAVVLCARGSSDPDANGDVHKLARLLYEGREFSRVEASFVGVTEPTLEESLHGLSKHRPDAVVVLPYMLGDGVLTQRVRDWTDEFDADYPYVEAVAGDPLGTDSRLLDVFADRWQEARSNSVEMSCDTCKYKVDLEGYEEDRGGARAMLRALAHQESHADREDVDDEPHSHDAPGKHVAVCTNRTCSGMGSSAVLERLRQAARDSEHCDARITRSSCLGRCGDGPMVAVYPDGIWYGDVDETDADRIVSDHLDRDRIVSDLVDQTL